A single window of Enterobacteriaceae bacterium ESL0689 DNA harbors:
- a CDS encoding Tad domain-containing protein, translated as MKDLKYNFITIARYQEYGGVSAMFAIMFPALLLFYSVAFDGASFQSSKARLVDGTNQGALAIAMMDNRNVSREDYRDNIALLHNYLAYYVPEATIDDNKLIVKVRNNYSKTDNSKLVSVDYLAQGQINMRPMLSEHNNVNVDADFAAPPKGFDRIVHINSDGSGGTIRRTIEEKSNPTDYVMVLDFSGSMRWASDQPGLSRIELLKKVSTEFIKAIFDENGGTNTSTVGIVPFTSGVIEILPGESIAGGKNFGCSYVGKFVRKYANLDLDFWYNKKYDSSSRLNTNTYYTYDDDNKLYSFYRNIVSPATGYTLDQMVDRGWCVKNSSSGSSVGLAPYSCDADPRSSLFKHKTEYDNNLFVAKDFMENAWKYLSIFNMESMDIAGLVNGDDMFSDSSIVTFKYLLDIPSSKSAFTYDCRALSEYIHDTAGAINYLKDKSAMPPSYLIELTNNRNIINQINDMQITVGATAVSLGLLRSLPVIAKGKNPRKAIIVISDGLDSDVVNNVGNLTERLFVNYDLCNRIKEGLKHYPAGTPTKDVDMFFIFTVNDKDTESALRLWREKCTGRENTYLATNYQDLLNVLLAIKNKYTVNFINGDE; from the coding sequence ATGAAGGATCTAAAATATAATTTTATCACCATTGCCAGATATCAGGAGTATGGTGGGGTATCTGCCATGTTTGCCATCATGTTTCCTGCATTATTGCTTTTTTATTCTGTTGCATTTGATGGTGCAAGCTTTCAAAGTAGCAAAGCTCGTCTGGTGGATGGGACTAATCAAGGGGCATTAGCTATAGCAATGATGGATAATCGTAATGTTAGCAGGGAAGATTACAGGGATAATATTGCCCTGCTCCATAACTATCTTGCTTACTATGTGCCAGAGGCAACGATTGATGATAATAAGCTGATAGTAAAAGTAAGAAATAATTATAGTAAAACCGATAATAGTAAGCTTGTTTCCGTTGATTATCTGGCTCAAGGTCAGATCAATATGCGGCCAATGCTTAGCGAGCATAATAATGTGAATGTTGACGCGGATTTTGCTGCTCCACCTAAGGGGTTTGATAGAATCGTGCACATCAATTCTGACGGCTCGGGCGGAACAATAAGACGAACGATAGAAGAGAAAAGTAACCCAACTGATTATGTTATGGTTCTTGATTTTTCAGGTTCAATGAGATGGGCATCAGATCAACCAGGACTGAGCCGTATTGAATTATTGAAAAAAGTATCGACAGAATTTATAAAAGCTATTTTTGATGAGAATGGGGGAACTAATACTAGTACTGTTGGTATTGTTCCTTTTACATCGGGTGTAATAGAGATTCTGCCTGGAGAGAGTATCGCTGGTGGAAAAAACTTTGGTTGTTCTTATGTCGGTAAGTTTGTTAGAAAATATGCTAATTTAGATCTTGATTTTTGGTATAATAAGAAATATGACTCTTCTTCACGTCTTAATACCAATACATATTATACCTATGATGATGATAATAAACTTTATAGTTTTTATAGAAATATTGTCAGTCCGGCGACTGGATATACTCTGGATCAGATGGTTGATAGAGGATGGTGTGTAAAAAACAGTTCATCGGGATCATCTGTAGGTCTTGCACCATATAGTTGTGATGCTGATCCTCGCTCCAGTCTGTTCAAGCATAAAACTGAGTATGATAATAATTTATTTGTTGCTAAAGACTTTATGGAAAATGCATGGAAATACCTGTCAATTTTTAATATGGAATCGATGGATATTGCTGGCTTAGTCAATGGCGACGATATGTTTTCAGATAGCTCGATTGTGACTTTTAAATATTTACTTGATATTCCATCATCTAAGTCAGCGTTTACTTATGATTGTCGTGCTCTTAGCGAGTATATACATGATACAGCAGGGGCTATTAATTATTTAAAAGATAAGTCTGCTATGCCACCTTCTTATCTTATTGAACTGACAAATAATCGTAATATTATTAATCAGATCAATGATATGCAGATAACAGTTGGTGCTACAGCTGTTAGTTTAGGATTATTACGGTCATTACCTGTTATTGCTAAAGGAAAAAATCCACGCAAAGCAATAATTGTTATCTCTGATGGTCTTGACTCAGACGTTGTTAATAATGTAGGTAACCTGACTGAAAGATTGTTTGTTAATTATGATCTCTGTAATAGAATAAAAGAAGGGTTGAAACATTATCCAGCAGGAACACCGACTAAAGATGTTGATATGTTCTTTATTTTCACTGTGAATGATAAAGATACAGAGTCTGCTCTTAGATTATGGCGTGAAAAATGTACAGGTAGAGAAAATACTTACCTTGCGACTAATTATCAGGATCTACTTAATGTGTTACTGGCAATCAAAAATAAATATACTGTCAATTTTATCAATGGTGATGAATAA
- a CDS encoding DMT family transporter yields the protein MNQPLTLICLIAAGVGLVIQNMLMVRITQSASTILIAMLLNSLVGIVIFITFLLVYRGIAGIQELADHIKWWTLLPGLLGSFFVFASISGYQNMGAATTIALLIASQLIGGLAIDLVRAHNLSWRELSGPLCGAVMLVAGAWLIARRHF from the coding sequence ATGAATCAACCACTGACATTGATTTGCCTTATTGCCGCTGGAGTGGGACTGGTAATACAAAACATGCTGATGGTGCGCATTACGCAGTCTGCATCAACGATACTGATCGCTATGCTGCTTAACTCGTTAGTCGGTATAGTGATTTTTATTACTTTCTTATTAGTGTACCGTGGTATCGCCGGGATTCAGGAACTGGCAGACCATATCAAATGGTGGACGTTACTTCCGGGTTTACTGGGTTCTTTTTTTGTCTTTGCCAGTATTAGCGGCTATCAGAATATGGGTGCCGCAACGACCATTGCTTTATTGATTGCCAGTCAGCTTATCGGTGGTCTGGCGATAGATTTAGTACGTGCGCATAATCTGTCGTGGCGGGAGCTGTCAGGGCCACTGTGTGGTGCAGTAATGCTGGTGGCAGGTGCCTGGCTGATCGCCAGACGCCATTTTTAG
- a CDS encoding prepilin peptidase: MGIGWGLTAGISIILIYICYMDIRYRRIPNRVALIVLLLSIVSGFYRMHTVSLILPGAMLILGFIAATLRVIGAGDVKLICALAVGLSVSETGNFLLLTALAGIPVSIICLLYFYFFARHRSATVPYALAISCGYWLQAIIQ, encoded by the coding sequence GTGGGAATTGGATGGGGATTGACCGCTGGAATATCTATAATTCTTATCTATATCTGTTATATGGATATTCGTTATCGCCGGATACCTAATCGAGTAGCACTTATCGTTTTGTTACTCTCTATAGTATCAGGCTTTTATCGTATGCACACTGTGTCATTAATATTGCCTGGTGCTATGTTGATACTTGGATTTATTGCTGCTACGTTAAGAGTGATTGGTGCTGGTGATGTTAAGTTAATTTGCGCATTGGCGGTTGGTCTGAGTGTGTCTGAAACAGGAAACTTTTTATTATTGACTGCATTGGCTGGCATTCCTGTGTCCATTATTTGTTTGTTATATTTTTATTTTTTCGCCCGCCATCGTTCTGCAACAGTACCTTATGCACTCGCTATTAGCTGTGGCTATTGGTTGCAGGCTATAATTCAGTGA
- a CDS encoding GNAT family N-acetyltransferase has product MSIRYACKEDCATIAEIYNHAVLHTATLWSEITVDSENRIAWLEARQQAGFPVLVSEQNGVVTGYASFGPWRAFDGFRHTVEHSVYVHPDFQGKGTGRALLMALIDEARQQNKHVMVAAIEAQNHASLHLHQTLGFVVSGQMSQVGTKFGRWLDLTFMQRRLDHYPSPDAVV; this is encoded by the coding sequence ATGTCAATTCGTTATGCCTGCAAAGAAGACTGTGCAACTATTGCTGAAATTTACAATCATGCCGTGTTACATACTGCCACTCTCTGGAGTGAGATAACTGTTGACAGCGAAAACCGCATCGCGTGGCTTGAAGCACGTCAGCAAGCTGGTTTTCCTGTGCTGGTCAGTGAACAAAACGGCGTCGTCACTGGTTACGCCTCATTTGGCCCCTGGCGTGCATTTGATGGCTTTCGTCATACCGTGGAGCATTCTGTTTATGTGCATCCCGATTTCCAGGGCAAAGGCACGGGACGCGCTTTACTGATGGCGCTTATTGACGAGGCGCGTCAACAAAATAAGCATGTTATGGTTGCCGCTATCGAAGCACAAAATCACGCATCTTTACATCTGCATCAGACACTGGGGTTTGTGGTTAGCGGGCAAATGTCGCAGGTGGGGACTAAGTTTGGCCGCTGGCTCGATTTGACCTTTATGCAACGACGACTTGATCATTATCCCTCGCCGGATGCTGTTGTATGA
- a CDS encoding type II secretion system F family protein, translating to MLFYMIALIFLMIGAGGLSHLAMKKKRRDQIAFLIQQSSQQRNDTSTEIVTPIERIMRKSSRLVSVSAMLDKNFLAKVLIALVLIVILLFINLSGIYTIARDMLAVYALIIIALVILLPSRIKESAIKRKMKSVSLDLPFVIDLMAVCVQSGMSIEKAIHHIAENFYMINPAIATLFERAVLKTEVNGINAALEQLYEEVPSKEVRMLCSTLQQSIKYGSSVYQVLIDLSQEMREIQLLNTEEKVASLSAKMSLPMIILIMFPLLVIVAGPGLIRMASQWSV from the coding sequence ATGCTGTTTTATATGATTGCATTGATATTTTTGATGATAGGCGCAGGTGGCTTATCGCATCTTGCCATGAAAAAGAAACGTCGTGATCAAATTGCTTTTTTAATACAGCAAAGTAGTCAGCAAAGAAATGATACATCAACGGAAATTGTAACGCCTATTGAAAGGATAATGCGTAAATCCAGCCGTCTCGTTTCTGTTAGTGCCATGCTGGATAAAAACTTTCTTGCTAAAGTACTAATTGCACTGGTTTTAATAGTAATATTGCTATTTATTAATTTATCAGGCATCTATACTATCGCTCGTGATATGTTAGCTGTTTATGCATTGATCATCATAGCGTTGGTGATTTTATTACCTAGCAGAATTAAGGAATCTGCTATAAAGAGAAAAATGAAATCTGTTTCTTTGGATTTGCCATTTGTCATTGATTTAATGGCTGTTTGTGTGCAATCGGGAATGTCAATTGAGAAGGCGATTCATCACATTGCAGAAAATTTTTATATGATCAATCCTGCAATTGCGACCCTGTTTGAGAGAGCAGTGTTAAAAACGGAAGTAAACGGTATTAATGCTGCGCTGGAACAACTCTATGAAGAAGTACCGTCAAAAGAAGTCAGAATGCTTTGTTCAACGCTACAACAAAGTATCAAATACGGCTCTTCAGTTTATCAGGTTCTTATTGATCTCTCCCAGGAAATGCGTGAGATACAGTTGCTGAATACGGAAGAAAAAGTTGCAAGTTTGTCAGCAAAAATGTCATTGCCAATGATTATATTGATCATGTTCCCTTTACTTGTTATTGTTGCTGGCCCAGGGTTAATAAGGATGGCCTCACAATGGAGCGTGTAA
- a CDS encoding roadblock/LC7 domain-containing protein: MTSILPFAIDDTESIPVESNHDMTQQDTADIATEFGYDMTQQDAADIATEFSHNMTQQDVVDVTTEFSQNGVQQSNSTVLTESSQCEIQQNTIVTSTEMNQQIQQLLSEFAQNYPVMSELLVATSDGYEVAAVLKTEDSGRLRKIAAMTSSLLGIGSAILNEIDAGEQKAITVEGEKDNILLWQIATHHLPLCLTVIASTHEPLGQLFWLLRQLATSISEICNTQPEQQLS; encoded by the coding sequence ATGACAAGTATACTTCCTTTTGCTATTGATGATACAGAGAGTATCCCTGTTGAATCCAACCATGATATGACGCAACAAGATACTGCAGACATTGCTACTGAGTTTGGCTATGATATGACGCAACAAGATGCTGCAGACATTGCTACTGAATTCAGTCATAATATGACTCAGCAAGATGTTGTAGATGTTACTACTGAATTTAGTCAGAATGGGGTTCAACAGAGCAATAGCACTGTTTTAACTGAGTCTAGTCAGTGCGAAATTCAGCAAAATACGATCGTGACCTCAACTGAAATGAATCAACAGATTCAACAGTTATTGTCAGAGTTTGCTCAGAATTATCCAGTGATGAGTGAATTGTTGGTTGCGACTAGCGATGGCTATGAAGTCGCAGCAGTTCTTAAAACGGAGGATTCTGGTCGCCTGCGTAAAATTGCCGCAATGACCAGTTCTTTATTAGGTATTGGCTCGGCTATATTAAATGAAATTGATGCTGGAGAGCAAAAAGCTATTACTGTTGAAGGTGAAAAGGATAATATCCTGCTATGGCAGATTGCGACTCATCACTTACCTTTATGCTTGACTGTTATAGCCTCTACTCATGAGCCACTTGGGCAGCTTTTCTGGCTATTACGTCAACTAGCAACCAGTATTAGTGAAATTTGTAATACACAGCCTGAGCAACAGTTATCATAG
- a CDS encoding ATP/GTP-binding protein, whose protein sequence is MMRDYKVILVGNSGSGKTTAIRSVSEIKAISTDVQATDHLIIGKETTTVGFDYGELTIPGEQYRMRLYGTPGQERFAFMRDILKCGSVGILLLVDNHCPEPLTEARNWLHTLKSGSLANKNVVIMLGIVKCDLSPFPDIKQYQQLLSEEGECFPVATLDARNPESVLLLLKVLFYRLKHARNEEVYS, encoded by the coding sequence ATGATGAGAGACTATAAAGTGATCCTGGTAGGCAATAGTGGTAGTGGTAAGACTACCGCTATTCGTAGCGTCAGTGAAATCAAAGCGATTTCAACAGACGTACAGGCAACGGATCACCTAATTATAGGAAAAGAGACAACGACGGTAGGCTTTGATTATGGTGAGCTGACTATTCCTGGCGAACAATATCGTATGCGTCTTTATGGAACTCCAGGACAGGAACGCTTCGCATTTATGCGTGATATTCTGAAATGTGGCAGTGTTGGTATTTTATTATTAGTCGATAACCACTGCCCGGAACCACTGACTGAAGCGCGTAACTGGCTACATACATTGAAATCTGGTTCACTCGCAAATAAGAATGTAGTGATAATGTTAGGCATTGTTAAATGTGATCTGTCCCCGTTTCCCGATATTAAACAATATCAGCAGTTGTTGAGTGAGGAAGGTGAGTGCTTTCCTGTCGCGACGCTGGACGCACGTAACCCGGAAAGTGTTTTATTATTGCTAAAAGTTCTGTTTTATCGACTTAAGCATGCCAGAAATGAAGAGGTTTATTCCTGA
- the tadF gene encoding tight adherence pilus pseudopilin TadF: protein MTKIIKYLKCFLYAQRGAVAIEAAFYFLIFAILCTLLMDFSTIFLNKSYLERVNNSLALVLRERNAFYQHRESLEQQDVDKLYKIAGVLFKDSRLAGASYGIAVDGIFFQPGDEKIVKETQSFTSGSVSCHSQSAINSDAVQRLSPWDKDGKRWMPVYQITICLPEGTSAFQRAIGNMGVPLGNLVISNAVIPR from the coding sequence ATGACTAAAATAATAAAATATTTAAAATGTTTTTTGTATGCACAGCGAGGGGCTGTAGCAATAGAAGCTGCATTTTATTTCCTTATATTCGCTATTCTTTGTACTTTATTAATGGATTTTAGTACTATCTTTTTAAATAAGAGCTATCTTGAACGTGTCAATAATTCACTGGCGCTTGTACTACGAGAAAGAAATGCTTTTTATCAACACAGAGAAAGCCTGGAGCAACAGGATGTTGATAAACTCTATAAAATTGCTGGTGTATTATTTAAAGATAGCCGGCTTGCAGGAGCCAGTTATGGCATAGCTGTTGATGGTATTTTCTTTCAGCCAGGGGATGAAAAGATAGTGAAAGAAACGCAGTCGTTCACTTCTGGTAGTGTAAGCTGCCATAGTCAATCGGCGATAAATAGTGATGCGGTACAGAGGTTATCACCGTGGGATAAAGACGGGAAACGCTGGATGCCAGTTTATCAGATAACTATTTGTCTTCCCGAAGGCACGAGTGCATTTCAGCGGGCGATAGGGAATATGGGGGTACCACTTGGTAATCTGGTGATTAGTAATGCTGTTATTCCTCGGTAA
- a CDS encoding AMIN domain-containing protein — MERVIRFKFTTVLLTLLFLSGCSGSFSNNEELNDSQREYILSKVNNYNGLIKLYREKLSRKEDKDTRYRLAEYYYLAEDFDSSRQYLQPLVAGKPNEKVLLLESKNLMELGNNSEAQKTVAEILKQNVKNGEAWNMQGILLTQSGDFTGAYRSFDNARKYFVDDDVVLNNLAMLAIMQNDYPRARDYLLPLYNRGHASQKALHNLVYVLVKLGDVNSAANILQQEKMADHTDELMEALAKVNPRPYDQLSLASGAVAPMTTSAKQGMQDKPQTSDAVKGIISGTSATTAQTVANMPVSPSQNKGTQSLISARSSGNEMQGSPETVSLSQTGGLKEISEVRSGRHPGYFRMTLESQQMINFREIPSTEKNKCVFELQNVKLNQELLRAANDIPRKHSNISKLTFLQSQSDTVLVEFEFTHPLAKKNVFRVTNNKTQGKKLVFDIYNG; from the coding sequence ATGGAGCGTGTAATCAGATTTAAGTTCACAACAGTACTGCTGACACTACTTTTTTTAAGTGGCTGTAGTGGATCGTTTAGTAATAATGAGGAGCTTAATGATAGCCAGCGAGAGTATATTCTCAGTAAAGTTAATAATTATAATGGTTTAATTAAACTTTATCGTGAAAAACTGAGTCGTAAAGAAGATAAGGATACACGTTATCGCTTAGCTGAATATTATTATCTTGCGGAAGATTTTGACTCTTCTCGTCAGTATCTACAACCACTTGTTGCAGGTAAGCCTAATGAGAAGGTTTTGTTGTTAGAAAGTAAAAACTTAATGGAGCTTGGGAATAATTCTGAAGCGCAGAAGACAGTTGCAGAGATACTAAAACAAAATGTTAAAAATGGTGAAGCCTGGAACATGCAGGGTATTCTGTTGACTCAGAGTGGTGATTTTACCGGAGCTTACCGTTCATTTGATAATGCCAGAAAATACTTTGTTGATGATGACGTTGTGCTGAATAATCTCGCGATGCTGGCTATCATGCAAAATGATTACCCCAGAGCCAGAGACTATCTTCTCCCCTTATATAACAGGGGACACGCAAGTCAAAAAGCGTTACATAATCTGGTTTATGTGTTGGTGAAACTTGGTGATGTTAACTCCGCAGCGAATATTCTGCAGCAGGAAAAAATGGCTGATCATACTGATGAGTTGATGGAGGCATTAGCAAAAGTAAATCCACGTCCTTATGATCAACTTTCTCTTGCTTCCGGGGCAGTGGCGCCAATGACGACATCTGCAAAGCAGGGTATGCAGGATAAACCTCAAACATCAGATGCAGTAAAAGGTATTATTAGCGGTACATCTGCAACAACGGCTCAAACTGTGGCAAATATGCCAGTATCTCCTTCTCAGAACAAAGGCACTCAATCGCTTATATCTGCACGGAGTTCTGGGAATGAAATGCAGGGATCACCGGAGACAGTTTCTTTATCACAGACGGGGGGACTAAAAGAAATATCTGAGGTACGCTCTGGACGACATCCTGGATATTTTCGTATGACACTGGAATCCCAACAGATGATTAATTTCCGTGAAATTCCCAGTACTGAAAAAAACAAATGTGTTTTTGAGTTGCAAAATGTTAAGTTAAATCAAGAACTGCTCCGTGCAGCTAATGATATTCCAAGAAAACATTCAAATATTAGTAAGTTAACATTTCTTCAGAGTCAGTCAGATACTGTTTTAGTTGAGTTTGAATTCACTCATCCGCTGGCAAAAAAGAATGTATTCAGAGTAACGAATAATAAAACACAAGGGAAGAAATTAGTATTTGATATTTACAATGGCTAG
- a CDS encoding sugar transporter, with protein MMTNMVSRRVAWLRVFTLAVAAFIFNTTEFAPVGLLSDIADSFDMKSEQVGIMLTIYAWVVALMSLPLMLLTSHIERRRLLIGLFILFTASHILSVFAWNFHVLVISRIGIAFAHSVFWSITAALAIRMAPAGKRAQALSFIATGTALAMVFGIPIGRVIGQYFGWRTTFLVIALGALITLICLHKLLPTLPSEHSGSLKSVPVLFHRPNLLSIYLLTVIVVTAHYTAYSYIEPFVQTVADLNSHFATLLLLLLGTAGIIGSILFSKLGNHHASGLINIAIALLLICLLLLLSASRNADHLMYLSIIWGIAIMIIGLGLQVKVLALASDATDVAMSIYSGIFNIGIGAGALLGSEISIHLSMDYIGYAGAIPAFVALIWTIFISRRWPG; from the coding sequence ATAATGACAAATATGGTTTCACGACGGGTCGCCTGGTTGCGGGTGTTTACGCTTGCGGTCGCTGCGTTTATTTTTAATACCACTGAATTTGCACCGGTTGGTCTGTTATCTGATATCGCTGATAGCTTTGACATGAAAAGCGAACAGGTAGGTATCATGCTAACTATCTATGCGTGGGTCGTTGCTTTAATGTCTCTGCCACTCATGCTACTGACCAGTCACATAGAACGACGTCGTTTACTGATTGGTCTGTTTATCCTGTTTACGGCCAGCCATATATTATCGGTGTTCGCCTGGAACTTTCATGTCCTGGTTATTAGCCGTATCGGCATTGCCTTTGCTCATTCGGTCTTCTGGTCAATCACTGCCGCCCTGGCTATTCGTATGGCACCAGCGGGTAAACGTGCCCAGGCGCTGAGTTTTATCGCGACAGGAACAGCGCTGGCAATGGTGTTTGGCATTCCGATCGGGCGAGTCATCGGACAATATTTCGGCTGGCGAACTACCTTTCTGGTCATTGCTCTTGGCGCATTAATTACACTTATCTGCCTGCATAAACTGCTGCCTACACTACCAAGCGAGCATTCAGGATCATTAAAAAGTGTCCCCGTGTTATTTCACCGGCCTAATCTGCTGAGTATCTACCTGTTAACTGTCATCGTGGTGACGGCACATTATACGGCCTACAGCTATATCGAACCCTTTGTCCAGACGGTAGCTGATTTGAACAGCCATTTTGCTACCCTGCTACTGCTATTACTGGGTACTGCCGGGATTATCGGCAGTATTCTGTTCAGTAAATTAGGCAATCATCATGCTTCTGGATTAATAAATATCGCTATTGCGCTGTTATTGATCTGCTTGTTGCTGTTGTTATCAGCATCGCGGAACGCTGATCATCTGATGTACCTGAGTATCATATGGGGCATCGCGATTATGATTATTGGCCTGGGATTACAGGTCAAAGTCCTGGCACTGGCATCAGATGCTACCGATGTCGCGATGTCGATATACTCAGGGATTTTTAATATTGGTATTGGTGCAGGCGCATTACTAGGAAGTGAAATTAGTATTCATTTATCAATGGATTATATTGGATATGCTGGTGCGATCCCGGCATTTGTTGCGCTTATCTGGACCATATTTATCTCCCGTCGCTGGCCAGGTTAA
- a CDS encoding pilus assembly protein, translated as MLLKKLKTTLRHQFYIERGTAAVEFSLVLIPFLLSIFFIIELCRIVFISSAVDLIIAESGNVAAVTTVPDRYQTYFNSEIDKRMKSWPLISRDTHVKVSLQWCNDIDAVINDSCSQSSVAGNSEPLAFYNMEAEYKPLFFFFPQQSIDKMLNRRILLVQEHELARDNND; from the coding sequence ATGTTATTGAAAAAACTTAAAACTACTCTGCGTCATCAATTTTATATTGAGCGTGGAACTGCGGCTGTAGAATTTTCTCTGGTGCTTATTCCATTTTTATTATCAATATTTTTTATTATTGAATTGTGTCGTATTGTGTTTATTTCATCAGCGGTTGATTTGATTATTGCTGAGTCAGGTAATGTTGCAGCAGTCACCACTGTGCCAGACAGATATCAAACTTATTTCAATAGTGAAATAGATAAACGCATGAAAAGCTGGCCGCTTATATCAAGAGATACACATGTTAAAGTTTCTTTGCAGTGGTGTAATGATATTGATGCCGTTATTAATGACTCCTGTAGCCAGAGTAGCGTTGCAGGCAATTCAGAGCCACTGGCATTCTATAATATGGAAGCTGAGTATAAACCATTATTCTTTTTCTTTCCTCAGCAGTCTATCGATAAAATGCTGAATCGTCGCATTTTATTAGTTCAGGAACATGAATTGGCGAGAGATAATAATGACTAA
- a CDS encoding lytic transglycosylase domain-containing protein: protein MLDLANLANQCAPDVAPQVLERLMKVESSFNPYAIGVVGGRLVRQPRDKEEAVATARSLHQAGWNFSMGLAQVNRYNLAKYGLDYETVFEPCHNARAAAGIFNECLQRASAKFNAEQAQLAAFSCYYSGNFSRGFVPEGASQTSYVDRIMAVKPMLTAGGAVPIEVIPNGVSRPVVKSPGSSSKTASSAAKGGSSQQDGARISRISGAPVSNGVRSLRGD from the coding sequence ATGTTAGATCTGGCTAATTTAGCTAATCAATGTGCACCGGATGTCGCACCACAAGTGCTGGAGCGTTTAATGAAGGTAGAGTCTTCATTTAATCCTTATGCGATTGGTGTGGTAGGAGGGCGTCTGGTGCGTCAACCCCGCGATAAAGAAGAGGCTGTTGCTACAGCACGATCATTGCATCAGGCAGGCTGGAATTTTTCAATGGGATTGGCCCAGGTAAATCGCTATAATCTTGCTAAATATGGCCTTGATTACGAAACTGTTTTCGAACCTTGTCATAACGCTCGTGCAGCTGCAGGTATTTTTAATGAATGTTTGCAACGTGCTTCAGCAAAGTTTAATGCTGAACAGGCACAGTTGGCAGCATTTTCCTGCTACTACAGTGGTAATTTTAGTCGTGGATTTGTTCCGGAAGGCGCATCACAGACCAGCTATGTGGATCGTATTATGGCGGTTAAGCCCATGCTTACGGCAGGAGGCGCTGTTCCTATTGAGGTGATCCCAAATGGCGTATCACGTCCGGTAGTAAAATCGCCTGGATCCTCCTCAAAGACGGCCAGCTCTGCTGCTAAAGGCGGGTCATCCCAACAGGATGGGGCCAGAATATCCCGGATTTCTGGCGCCCCGGTAAGTAATGGCGTGAGATCGCTGCGGGGTGACTAA